The Streptomyces europaeiscabiei genome window below encodes:
- a CDS encoding acetylornithine transaminase, which yields MTETAKNAELTQRWQGSLMNNYGTPKLSLVRGEGTRVWDADGKEYVDYVGGIAVNALGHAHPAIVEAVSTQIASLGHVSNLFIAEPPVALAERLLEHFGRDGKVFFCNSGAEANEGAFKIGRLTGRTHMVATEGGFHGRTMGALALTGQPGKQTGFHPLPGDVTHVPYGDAQALAAAVTEETALVIIEPVQGEKGVVVPPPGYLKAARAITAATGSLLVLDEVQTGVGRTGHWFEYQAHEGVLPDVVTLAKGLGGGLPLGATVAFGRAADLLQPGQHGTTFGGNPVACAAGLAVLETIRAEGLLENVKRQSEKLRNGIESLGDPMIGHVRGAGLLLGIVLTEPLAPLAQQAAQDAGFLVNAPAPDVVRLMPALNIGDAEVDALLQALPGILEAARAAHEASGDGRAGE from the coding sequence ATGACCGAGACCGCGAAGAACGCGGAGCTGACCCAGCGCTGGCAGGGCTCGCTCATGAACAACTACGGCACGCCGAAGCTCTCGCTCGTCCGCGGCGAGGGCACCCGGGTGTGGGACGCCGACGGCAAGGAGTACGTCGACTACGTCGGCGGTATCGCCGTCAACGCGCTCGGCCACGCCCACCCGGCGATCGTCGAGGCCGTCAGCACCCAGATCGCCTCCCTCGGCCATGTCTCCAACCTGTTCATCGCCGAACCCCCCGTCGCCCTCGCCGAACGGCTCCTGGAGCACTTCGGCCGCGACGGCAAGGTCTTCTTCTGCAACTCGGGTGCCGAGGCCAACGAAGGCGCGTTCAAGATCGGCCGGCTGACCGGGCGGACCCACATGGTCGCCACCGAGGGCGGCTTCCACGGCCGGACCATGGGCGCCCTCGCCCTCACCGGTCAGCCCGGCAAGCAGACCGGCTTCCACCCGCTGCCCGGCGACGTCACGCACGTCCCGTACGGCGACGCGCAGGCCCTGGCCGCCGCGGTCACCGAGGAGACGGCCCTCGTCATCATCGAGCCCGTCCAGGGCGAGAAGGGGGTCGTGGTCCCGCCGCCCGGCTATCTGAAGGCCGCGCGGGCCATCACGGCCGCCACCGGCTCGCTGCTGGTCCTCGACGAGGTGCAGACCGGCGTCGGCCGGACCGGGCACTGGTTCGAGTACCAGGCGCACGAGGGCGTCCTGCCGGACGTCGTCACCCTCGCCAAGGGGCTCGGAGGCGGACTGCCGCTCGGCGCGACCGTCGCCTTCGGCCGGGCCGCCGACCTGCTCCAGCCCGGCCAGCACGGCACCACGTTCGGCGGCAACCCGGTCGCCTGCGCCGCCGGACTCGCCGTCCTGGAGACCATCCGGGCGGAGGGCCTGCTGGAGAACGTCAAGCGGCAGAGCGAGAAGCTGCGGAACGGAATCGAGTCCCTCGGCGACCCGATGATCGGCCATGTCCGTGGCGCGGGCCTCCTGCTGGGTATCGTGCTCACCGAGCCGCTCGCGCCGCTGGCGCAACAGGCCGCGCAGGACGCCGGTTTCCTGGTGAACGCGCCCGCCCCCGATGTCGTACGGCTGATGCCCGCGCTCAATATCGGTGACGCGGAGGTGGATGCCCTCCTCCAGGCGCTGCCCGGCATTCTCGAAGCGGCGCGGGCGGCACACGAAGCCAGTGGGGACGGACGAGCCGGGGAATGA
- the argB gene encoding acetylglutamate kinase — MSTTRKHTALPKAQILIEALPWLTRHNGRTVVIKFGGNAMIDEDLKAAFAQDVVFLRHAGLNVVVVHGGGPQISAALDRHGIVSEFKAGLRVTTEDAMDVVRMVLAGQVQRELVGLLNQHGPLAVGITGEDAHTITAIKHQPEIDGELVDIGRVGEITAIDTGAIEALLADGRIPVVSSIARSQDDGHVYNVNADTAAAALAAALDAETLMVLTDVEGLYEDWPNSDEVISRLTASQLEKLLPELSSGMVPKMQGCLHAVRNGVQTARVIDGRVQHSILLEIFTDEGIGTMVVPDAEQEGDAV, encoded by the coding sequence ATGAGCACCACACGGAAGCACACCGCCCTGCCCAAGGCCCAGATCCTCATCGAAGCGCTCCCGTGGCTGACCCGCCACAACGGCAGGACGGTCGTCATCAAGTTCGGCGGCAACGCCATGATCGACGAGGACCTGAAGGCCGCCTTCGCCCAGGACGTCGTCTTCCTGCGCCACGCCGGGCTCAACGTCGTCGTCGTGCACGGCGGCGGCCCGCAGATCAGCGCCGCCCTCGACAGGCACGGCATCGTCAGCGAGTTCAAGGCCGGCCTGCGCGTCACCACCGAGGACGCCATGGACGTCGTACGCATGGTGCTCGCCGGACAGGTGCAGCGCGAACTGGTCGGACTGCTCAACCAGCACGGACCGCTGGCCGTCGGCATCACCGGCGAGGACGCGCACACCATCACCGCCATCAAGCACCAGCCCGAGATCGACGGCGAACTGGTCGACATCGGGCGGGTGGGCGAGATCACCGCGATCGACACGGGCGCGATCGAGGCACTGCTCGCCGACGGCCGTATCCCGGTCGTCTCGTCGATCGCCCGTAGCCAGGACGACGGACATGTCTACAACGTCAATGCTGATACGGCGGCTGCGGCACTCGCTGCTGCTCTGGACGCCGAAACCCTCATGGTCCTCACGGACGTCGAGGGCCTCTACGAGGACTGGCCCAACAGCGACGAGGTGATCAGCCGCCTCACCGCTTCCCAACTGGAGAAGCTGCTGCCGGAGTTGTCCTCCGGCATGGTGCCGAAGATGCAGGGGTGCCTGCACGCCGTGCGCAACGGCGTCCAGACCGCCCGTGTCATCGACGGCCGGGTCCAGCACTCGATCCTGCTGGAGATCTTCACCGACGAGGGCATCGGCACGATGGTCGTGCCCGACGCAGAGCAAGAGGGGGATGCCGTATGA
- the argJ gene encoding bifunctional glutamate N-acetyltransferase/amino-acid acetyltransferase ArgJ: MSVTAAKGFTAAGIAAGIKENGNPDLALVVNNGPRLAAAGVFTSNRVKAAPVLWSEQVLKGGRVSAVILNSGGANACTGPKGFQDTHATAEKVAEVLDGHSAGEIAVASTGLIGVLLPMDKLLPGVGTAAAQLSEHGGEKAAIAIKTTDTVHKTSVVSKDGWTVGGMAKGAGMLAPGLATMLVVLTTDADLDSETLDRALRAATRVTFDRVDSDGCMSTNDTVLLLASGASQITPEYDGFAQAVREVCDDLGQQLIRDAEGAGKDIKVEVVNAATEDDAVEVGRSIARNNLLKCAIHGEDPNWGRVLSAIGTTQAAFEADRLNVAINGVWVCKNGGVGEDRDNVDMRYREVHIVADLAAGSETATIWTNDLTADYVHENSAYSS; this comes from the coding sequence GTGAGCGTGACGGCAGCCAAGGGATTCACGGCGGCGGGCATCGCCGCCGGAATCAAGGAGAACGGCAACCCGGACCTGGCCCTCGTGGTCAACAACGGGCCCCGCCTCGCCGCCGCGGGCGTCTTCACCTCCAACCGTGTGAAGGCCGCCCCGGTTCTCTGGTCCGAGCAGGTGCTGAAGGGCGGCCGGGTCTCCGCCGTCATCCTCAACTCCGGTGGCGCCAACGCCTGTACGGGACCGAAGGGCTTCCAGGACACCCACGCGACGGCCGAGAAGGTCGCGGAGGTCCTCGACGGGCACAGCGCGGGCGAGATCGCCGTCGCCTCCACCGGCCTGATCGGCGTACTGCTGCCGATGGACAAGCTGCTCCCGGGTGTCGGGACGGCCGCCGCGCAGCTCTCCGAGCACGGCGGTGAGAAGGCCGCCATCGCCATCAAGACCACCGACACCGTGCACAAGACGTCCGTCGTCTCCAAGGACGGCTGGACCGTCGGCGGCATGGCCAAGGGCGCGGGAATGCTCGCCCCAGGCCTCGCCACCATGCTCGTCGTCCTCACCACCGACGCCGACCTCGACAGCGAGACCCTGGACAGGGCCCTGCGTGCCGCGACCAGGGTCACCTTCGACCGTGTCGACTCCGACGGCTGCATGTCCACCAACGACACCGTGCTGCTGCTCGCCTCCGGTGCCTCCCAAATCACCCCGGAATACGATGGGTTCGCGCAGGCCGTGCGCGAGGTGTGCGACGACCTCGGACAGCAGCTGATCCGGGACGCCGAGGGCGCCGGCAAGGACATCAAGGTCGAGGTCGTCAACGCCGCGACCGAGGACGACGCCGTGGAGGTGGGCCGCTCCATCGCCCGCAACAACCTCCTCAAGTGCGCCATCCACGGCGAGGACCCCAACTGGGGACGGGTGCTGTCCGCCATCGGCACCACGCAGGCCGCCTTCGAGGCCGACCGGCTCAACGTCGCCATCAACGGCGTCTGGGTCTGCAAGAACGGCGGCGTCGGCGAGGACCGCGACAACGTCGACATGCGCTACCGCGAGGTGCACATCGTCGCCGACCTCGCCGCCGGGTCCGAGACGGCCACGATCTGGACCAACGACCTCACCGCCGACTACGTCCACGAGAACAGCGCGTACTCCTCATGA
- the argC gene encoding N-acetyl-gamma-glutamyl-phosphate reductase: MAVRVAVAGASGYAGGEVLRLLLAHPEVEIGALTGNSNAGQRLGGLQPHLLPLADRVLQETTAEVLAGHEVVFLALPHGQSAAVAEQLGPEVLVVDMGADFRLKDPADWERFYGSPHAGTWPYGLPELPGARAALEGSKRIAVPGCYPTAVTLALFPAYAAGLAENEAVIVAASGTSGAGKAAKPHLLGSEVMGSMTPYGVGGGHRHTPEMMQNLGGVADEPVSVSFTPTLAPMPRGILATCTAKAKPGATADSVRAAYEKAFADEPFVHLLPEGQWPATASVYGSNAVQIQVAYDETAGRIIAISAIDNLTKGTAGGALQSMNIALGLHETTGLSTIGVAP; the protein is encoded by the coding sequence ATGGCGGTACGCGTGGCGGTGGCGGGAGCGAGTGGTTATGCGGGCGGCGAAGTGCTGCGCCTGCTGCTCGCGCACCCCGAGGTCGAGATCGGTGCACTGACCGGCAACTCCAACGCGGGCCAGCGCTTGGGCGGGCTCCAGCCGCACCTGCTGCCCCTGGCCGACCGGGTGCTCCAGGAGACGACCGCCGAGGTCCTCGCCGGGCACGAGGTGGTGTTCCTCGCGCTGCCGCACGGGCAGTCCGCCGCCGTGGCCGAGCAGCTCGGCCCGGAGGTGCTCGTCGTCGACATGGGCGCCGACTTCCGCCTCAAGGACCCGGCGGACTGGGAGCGGTTCTACGGCTCGCCCCACGCCGGGACCTGGCCCTACGGCCTCCCCGAACTACCGGGTGCCCGCGCCGCGCTGGAGGGGTCCAAGCGCATCGCGGTACCCGGTTGCTACCCCACGGCAGTGACGCTGGCCCTGTTCCCGGCCTACGCGGCGGGCCTCGCCGAGAACGAGGCCGTGATCGTCGCCGCCTCCGGCACCTCCGGCGCCGGCAAGGCGGCCAAGCCGCATCTGCTGGGCAGCGAGGTCATGGGGTCGATGACCCCGTACGGCGTCGGCGGTGGCCACCGGCACACGCCCGAGATGATGCAGAACCTCGGCGGGGTCGCCGACGAACCGGTCTCCGTCTCCTTCACACCGACCCTCGCCCCGATGCCCCGCGGCATCCTCGCCACGTGCACCGCGAAGGCGAAGCCCGGCGCCACCGCCGACTCCGTGCGCGCCGCGTACGAGAAAGCCTTCGCCGACGAGCCGTTCGTCCACCTGCTCCCCGAGGGACAGTGGCCGGCGACGGCGTCCGTCTACGGTTCCAACGCCGTTCAGATCCAGGTCGCGTACGACGAGACCGCGGGCCGCATCATCGCGATCAGCGCCATCGACAACCTCACCAAGGGCACCGCCGGCGGCGCCCTCCAGAGCATGAACATCGCCCTAGGACTCCACGAGACGACGGGGCTTTCCACGATCGGAGTCGCACCGTGA
- a CDS encoding DUF5997 family protein, with product MTSHQTTQTMKPATAAKKLGVYLQATPAEFQEGVVTRAELTALQTDPPAWLAELRRSGPHPRPVVAERLGISIAGLARGGVTEALTTEQIEALRQDSPEWLQKERATQAEVRKEGARIKKRNAERAAQSDDRRS from the coding sequence ATGACGTCGCACCAGACCACCCAGACCATGAAGCCCGCCACCGCGGCGAAGAAGCTGGGTGTGTACCTCCAGGCCACCCCCGCCGAGTTCCAGGAGGGCGTCGTCACGCGCGCCGAGCTGACCGCGCTCCAGACGGACCCGCCCGCCTGGCTGGCGGAACTGCGCCGCAGCGGCCCGCACCCCCGCCCGGTGGTCGCCGAGAGGCTGGGTATCTCCATCGCGGGGCTCGCGCGCGGCGGAGTCACCGAGGCCCTCACCACCGAGCAGATCGAGGCCCTGCGGCAGGACAGCCCCGAGTGGCTGCAGAAGGAGCGCGCCACCCAGGCCGAGGTCCGCAAGGAAGGCGCCCGCATCAAGAAGCGCAACGCGGAGCGGGCGGCCCAGTCGGACGACCGCCGTTCCTGA
- a CDS encoding LysR substrate-binding domain-containing protein — MTGSEASPSFRLAYVPGVTPTKWVRIWNERLPDVPLTLLQVSSTEAFGVLRDGGADAGFVRLPVDDTDLSAIPLYTETTVVVVPKDHVVAAVDEVTTEDLADEVVLHPLDDTLGWERPPGEPAFERPVTTEDAIELVAAGIGLLVVPQSLARLHHRKDLTYRPVTDAPESRVALSWPQDATTDLVEDFIGIVRGRTVNSSRGRTQAPAEKQPPKAKRPRQPTTGRPTARNPRGGSSGGRNAKSGGKTGKPRRRS; from the coding sequence GTGACAGGCTCGGAAGCATCCCCTTCGTTCCGGCTCGCGTACGTCCCGGGAGTGACGCCCACCAAGTGGGTGCGGATCTGGAACGAGCGGTTGCCCGACGTCCCCCTGACCCTCCTCCAGGTCTCCTCCACCGAGGCGTTCGGTGTGCTGCGGGACGGCGGCGCCGACGCCGGTTTCGTGCGGCTGCCGGTGGACGACACCGACCTCAGCGCGATCCCCCTCTACACCGAGACGACGGTGGTCGTGGTCCCCAAGGACCACGTCGTCGCGGCGGTCGACGAGGTGACGACCGAGGACCTGGCGGACGAGGTCGTGCTGCATCCGCTCGACGACACCCTCGGCTGGGAGCGTCCGCCGGGTGAGCCGGCGTTCGAGCGCCCCGTCACCACGGAGGACGCGATCGAACTGGTGGCGGCCGGGATCGGGCTGCTCGTCGTCCCCCAGTCGCTCGCCCGGCTCCACCACCGCAAGGACCTCACCTACCGTCCGGTCACGGACGCCCCCGAGTCCCGCGTCGCCCTGTCCTGGCCGCAGGACGCGACCACCGACCTGGTCGAGGACTTCATCGGTATCGTCCGGGGCCGAACGGTCAACAGCTCACGCGGTCGCACCCAGGCTCCGGCGGAGAAGCAGCCCCCGAAGGCCAAGCGCCCACGCCAGCCCACGACGGGCAGGCCGACCGCCCGAAACCCCCGAGGCGGCTCGTCCGGCGGCAGGAACGCCAAGAGCGGCGGCAAGACCGGAAAGCCCCGCCGCCGCTCGTGA
- a CDS encoding alpha-L-arabinofuranosidase C-terminal domain-containing protein produces MSRSTRTRWRLGLTATALLVAAASVPAPAHAEDVTDYAITVDPSASGAKIDDTMYGVFFEDINRAADGGLYAELVQNRSFEYSTADNRAYTPLTSWAVDGTARVVNDSGRLNERNRNYLSLGAGSSVTNAGYNTGVRVEEGKRYNFSVWARAESRTTLTVTLQDADGTLAEAHQVAVKGGWAKYKVRFKATRTSSDGRLTVGAAGAAAVDEVSLFPRDTYKGHKNGLREDLAEKIAALEPGFVRFPGGCLVNTGSMQDYSEASNWERKRSYQWKDTIGPVEERATNANFWGYNQSYGLGYYEYFQFSEDIGAMPLPVVPALVTGCGQNRATDDDALLQRHIQDTLDLIEFANGPVTSEWGKKRAEMGHPKPFHLTHLGVGNEENLPNEFFARFQKFRAAIEAKYPDITVVSNSGPDDTGTTFDTAWKLNREAGVDMVDEHYYNSPQWFLQNNDRYDSYDRGGPKVFLGEYASQGNAFKNALSEAAFMTGLERNADIVKLASYAPLLANEDYVQWSPDMIWFNNRASWNSANYETQKLFMTNVGDRVVPSKATGTPALSGPITGAVGLSTWATTAAYDDVSVTSADGASLLTDDFGGDASKWTHTGRGSWSIQDGQYVQSDVAAENTMVSAGDTAWHDYDLKVKATKKSGKEGFLVAFGVKDTGNYYWWNLGGWNNTTSAVEQAVDGGKSSLISKPGTIETGRAYDVEVKVRGRQVTLLLDGKEWGSFTDDKPAEPFRQVVTRDAGTGDLIVKVVNAQAAAARTAIDLGGAKVRSKARVTTLSAAPDAVNTETATPVAPVTSTFSGVAEEFSYTFPANSVTFLRIRER; encoded by the coding sequence CTCGGCCTCACCGCCACCGCCCTCCTCGTGGCGGCCGCCTCCGTCCCGGCCCCCGCGCACGCCGAGGACGTCACCGACTACGCGATCACCGTCGACCCGTCCGCCTCCGGCGCGAAGATCGACGACACGATGTACGGCGTCTTCTTCGAGGACATCAACCGGGCCGCCGACGGCGGTCTGTACGCCGAACTCGTGCAGAACCGGTCCTTCGAGTACTCGACCGCCGACAACCGCGCCTACACCCCCCTCACCTCCTGGGCCGTCGACGGCACCGCGCGGGTCGTGAACGACTCCGGCCGCCTCAACGAGCGCAACCGCAACTACCTTTCCCTGGGCGCCGGTTCGTCCGTCACCAACGCCGGTTACAACACCGGGGTCCGCGTCGAGGAGGGCAAGAGGTACAACTTCTCGGTGTGGGCACGCGCCGAGAGTCGTACGACGCTGACCGTCACCCTCCAGGACGCCGACGGAACGCTGGCCGAGGCCCACCAGGTCGCGGTCAAGGGCGGCTGGGCCAAGTACAAGGTCCGTTTCAAGGCGACGCGGACCAGTTCCGACGGCCGTCTGACCGTCGGAGCTGCCGGCGCCGCAGCCGTCGACGAGGTGTCCCTCTTCCCGCGCGACACCTACAAGGGCCACAAGAACGGTCTGCGCGAGGACCTCGCCGAGAAGATCGCCGCGCTGGAGCCGGGCTTCGTCCGCTTCCCCGGCGGCTGCCTCGTCAACACCGGCTCCATGCAGGACTACAGCGAGGCCTCGAACTGGGAGCGCAAGCGCTCGTACCAGTGGAAGGACACCATAGGCCCGGTCGAGGAGCGCGCCACCAACGCCAACTTCTGGGGCTACAACCAGAGTTACGGCCTCGGCTACTACGAGTACTTCCAGTTCTCCGAGGACATCGGCGCGATGCCGCTGCCCGTGGTGCCCGCCCTCGTCACCGGCTGCGGCCAGAACAGGGCCACCGACGACGACGCCCTGCTCCAGCGGCACATCCAGGACACGCTCGACCTCATCGAGTTCGCCAACGGGCCGGTGACCAGCGAGTGGGGCAAGAAGCGGGCGGAGATGGGCCACCCGAAGCCCTTCCACCTCACCCACCTCGGCGTCGGCAACGAGGAGAACCTGCCGAACGAGTTCTTCGCCCGCTTCCAGAAGTTCCGGGCCGCCATCGAGGCGAAGTACCCCGACATCACGGTGGTCTCGAACTCCGGCCCCGACGACACGGGCACCACCTTCGACACCGCGTGGAAGCTGAACCGCGAGGCGGGCGTCGACATGGTCGACGAGCACTACTACAACAGCCCCCAGTGGTTCCTCCAGAACAACGACCGCTACGACTCCTACGACCGCGGCGGTCCGAAGGTCTTCCTCGGCGAGTACGCCTCCCAGGGCAACGCCTTCAAGAACGCCCTCTCCGAAGCCGCGTTCATGACCGGCCTGGAACGCAACGCCGACATCGTGAAGCTCGCCTCCTACGCACCGCTCCTCGCCAACGAGGACTACGTGCAGTGGAGCCCCGACATGATCTGGTTCAACAACCGGGCGTCCTGGAACTCCGCCAACTACGAGACCCAGAAGCTCTTCATGACCAACGTCGGGGACCGTGTGGTGCCGTCGAAGGCCACGGGTACGCCGGCCCTCTCCGGCCCGATCACCGGCGCCGTGGGCCTCTCCACCTGGGCGACGACAGCGGCGTACGACGACGTGTCGGTGACCTCGGCGGACGGCGCGAGCCTGCTCACCGACGACTTCGGCGGCGACGCCTCGAAGTGGACCCACACCGGCAGGGGCAGCTGGAGCATCCAGGACGGGCAGTACGTGCAGAGCGACGTGGCCGCCGAGAACACCATGGTCTCGGCCGGTGACACCGCCTGGCACGACTACGACCTGAAGGTGAAGGCCACCAAGAAGTCCGGCAAGGAGGGCTTCCTCGTCGCCTTCGGTGTCAAGGACACGGGCAACTACTACTGGTGGAACCTCGGCGGCTGGAACAACACCACCAGCGCGGTCGAGCAGGCCGTGGACGGCGGCAAGTCGTCCCTGATCTCCAAGCCGGGCACGATCGAGACGGGCCGCGCGTACGACGTCGAGGTCAAGGTGCGCGGGCGGCAGGTGACCCTCCTCCTCGACGGCAAGGAGTGGGGCAGCTTCACCGACGACAAGCCGGCGGAACCGTTCCGGCAGGTCGTGACGCGTGACGCCGGGACCGGTGACCTCATCGTCAAGGTCGTCAACGCACAGGCCGCGGCGGCGCGTACGGCGATCGACCTCGGGGGTGCGAAGGTGCGCTCCAAGGCCCGGGTGACCACGCTTTCGGCGGCGCCGGACGCGGTGAACACGGAGACGGCCACGCCGGTCGCGCCGGTGACGTCCACGTTCAGTGGGGTGGCTGAGGAGTTCAGCTACACGTTTCCGGCCAACTCCGTGACGTTCTTGCGGATCAGGGAGCGGTGA